A stretch of Castanea sativa cultivar Marrone di Chiusa Pesio chromosome 2, ASM4071231v1 DNA encodes these proteins:
- the LOC142623668 gene encoding protein SLOW GREEN 1, chloroplastic isoform X2, with amino-acid sequence MGSITTCSLYSQTEIHNTKFLNHKLCKSPKSSPPPFLHRPFYHPRLPLVLTKLHVSSRASHLLTPSSLSPNFTTPTSKLSNLDYNLPPQKKFSDFLSEKIVLFLIGSFIFMGCFRNGVAIALPSQASSSSAKMEEKRDAPEGKIEEEDMYEKVLETEPRNVEALKVVLYEKMRRGKTKEAVKYVERLIDKEPDEVEWRLLMALCYETMGQLSKAKRLFKEILKERPLLLRALHGLALVMHKNHEGPAVFEMLNKALDIAQREKRVTEERDIKILIAQMHVVKGELDEGLKKFQDLVNENPRDFRPYLCQSTG; translated from the exons ATGGGTTCAATCACTACCTGCTCTCTCTACTCTCAAACAGAAATTCACAACACCAAATTCCTTAACCACAAGCTCTGCAAATCACCCAAgtcatcaccaccaccattcCTACACAGACCATTCTATCATCCAAGGCTTCCATTGGTACTAACCAAACTTCATGTATCTTCAAGAGCCTCTCACCTCCTTACACCCTCTTCTCTATCCCCCAATTTTACCACACCCACTTCAAAGCTCTCAAATTTGGACTACAATCTCCCACCCCAGAAAAAATTCTCTGACTTTTTATCAGAAAAGATAGTGCTTTTTCTTATTGGATCATTTATATTCATGGGGTGCTTTAGAAATGGTGTAGCTATAGCACTGCCTTCTCAGGCAAGTAGTTCTAGTGcaaaaatggaggaaaagagAGATGCCCCTGAagggaaaattgaagaagaggaTATGTATGAGAAAGTTTTGGAGACGGAACCAAGAAATGTTGAGGCTTTGAAGGTGGTTTTGTATGAGAAAATGAGGAGAGGGAAGACCAAGGAAGCTGTGAAGTATGTAGAGCGATTGATTGATAAAGAGCCTGACGAGGTTGAGTGGAGGCTTTTGATGGCACTTTGTTATGAGACTATGGGGCAGTTGAGTAAGGCTAAGAGATTGTTCAAGGAAATCTTGAAGGAGAGGCCTCTCTTGCTTAGAGCTTTGCAT GGTCTTGCATTGGTGATGCACAAAAACCATGAAGGCCCGGCCGTCTTTGAGATGCTTAATAAGGCTCTAGACATTGCACAACGTGAAAAAAGAGTCACTGAGGAGAGGGATATAAAAATTCTAATCGCACAAATGCATGTTGTAAAG GGGGAACTGGATGAAGGCTTGAAGAAATTTCAAGATCTGGTTAATGAGAATCCTCGAGATTTTCGGCCTTATCTGTGCCAG
- the LOC142625223 gene encoding uncharacterized protein LOC142625223: MESDKKFLKSETSCVVEDKGNAGGLCIMWKNGMNLKVVEFNKNLIAVKVSNQCFEWMLVGFYGPPYHSKKKKAWGNLFALLESRQGPWAVMGDFNFIVNEEDQLGGNKGGLSSTNYLKELLFEFNVVDLGYSGNKYTWAKGKWGKASIKMRLDKGVASISWRLAYPRATIMHIGDIKSDHALILMDTNPSGSFTHRPFRFEAVWFRDERCSAVIEEVWKGKVSSSEFIKLYKKQCATKDALRKWNKELDHLVLPCITEEENERFKCIPTLEEIKDVLFQMQDFKAPSPDEFPALFYKQLWPTVGNDVIKAVTSFVTVGSMPKEEILHSFKTCKTKPDLMEIKLDLQKAYDKVNWKFLTAVLLHFRFNETFTRWIIACQSSVSFEVVVNEGKSECFKPGRGLRQGDHLSSYLFILGQEVLSKLIEHELRLKNVAGIKTSISGLTISHVMYADDVVLFTKASRKDAESLVKTLEKYCKWLGQAINRSKSDEDAKSVAPGNFERYWGIYRYDGQPKYAIDVSGQSQNKFLVPAQNMEYLPNKWCVFNPNAKDLSKLANDINFACTFTDCTTLGYGSSCSNLDANENALYAFNMYFQI, from the exons ATGGAGTCtgataaaaagtttttaaagtCTGAAACTTCTTGTGTTGTTGAGGATAAAGGCAATGCAGGTGGATTATGTATTATGTGGAAAAATGGCATGAACTTAAAAGTAGTGGAGTTCAATAAGAATTTAATTGCAGTTAAGGTCTCTAACCAGTGTTTCGAATGGATGTTAGTGGGCTTCTATGGACCACCATACCATtcgaaaaagaagaaagcatgGGGGAATCTTTTTGCTCTTCTAGAATCTCGCCAGGGACCTTGGGCTGTTATGGGAGATTTTAACTTTATCGTCAATGAAGAGGACCAATTGGGAGGTAACAAGGGAGGTCTTTCATCTACAAATTACCTTAAAGAACTGCTTTTTGAGTTCAATGTAGTGGATTTGGGGTACTCGGGGAACAAGTACACATGGGCCAAAGGTAAATGGGGCAAAGCCTCAATCAAAATGAGGCTAGACAAGGGAGTGGCAAGCATCTCATGGAGGCTGGCTTACCCAAGGGCAACCATCATGCATATAGGTGATATCAAGTCAGACCACGCCCTAATCTTGATGGATACAAATCCAAGTGGCAGTTTTACTCACAGGCCTTTCAGGTTCGAGGCGGTTTGGTTTAGGGATGAAAGATGTAGTGCTGTCATTGAAGAAGTCTGGAAGGGTAAGGTCTCGAGCTCGGAGTTTATTAAATTGTACAAAAAGCAATGTGCAACCAAAGATGCTCTTCGCAAATGGAATAAGGAG CTTGATCATTTGGTGTTGCCTTGCATCactgaagaagaaaatgagagatttaAATGCATCCCAACCCTAGAGGAAATCAAAGATGTCCTGTTCCAGATGCAGGACTTCAAGGCCCCAAGCCCTGACGAATTCCCGGCTTTATTCTACAAACAACTCTGGCCGACAGTGGGAAACGACGTTATAAAGGCAGTTACTTCATTCGTCACCGTGGGTTCAATGCCAAAAGAG GAAATTTTGCATAGCTTTAAGACTTGCAAAACCAAGCCAGACCTTATGGAAATCAAACTTGATCTCCAAAAGGCGTATGACAAAGTAAATTGGAAGTTCTTGACTGCCGTCCTCCTTCATTTTCGTTTCAATGAAACCTTCACAAGGTGGATCATTGCTTGTCAATCTTCAGTTTCTTTTGAAGTGGTTGTTAATGAAGGCAAATCCGAGTGCTTCAAACCAGGTAGGGGACTGAGGCAAGGAGATCATCTATCCTCTTATCTTTTTATCTTGGGGCAAGAAGTGTTATCCAAACTCATAGAGCATGAACTTAGGCTGAAAAATGTTGCTGGCATAAAGACTAGTATCAGTGGTCTTACTATTTCTCATGTTATGTATGCCGATGACGTTGTTTTGTTCACAAAGGCCTCTAGAAAAGATGCAGAAAGTTTAGTGAAAACGCTGGAGAAGTACTGCAAGTGGTTAGGCCAAGCCATCAACAGAAGCAAATCGG ATGAGGATGCAAAAAGCGTTGCTCCGGGAAATTTTGAACGTTATTGGGGAATTTATAGGTATGATGGGCAGCCAAAATATGCGATAGATGTTTCTGGTCAGAgtcaaaataaatttcttgtGCCTGCACAGAATATGGAATATCTTCCCAACAAATGGTGTGTGTTCAATCCAAATGCCAAAGATCTGAGCAAACTAGCAAACGACATAAATTTTGCTTGCACCTTCACAGATTGCACCACACTTGGATATGGGTCATCTTGTAGTAATTTGGATGCTAATGAGAATGCCTTATATGCATTTAATATGTATTTCCAGATATAG